The following proteins are encoded in a genomic region of Gimesia algae:
- a CDS encoding VWA domain-containing protein translates to MDIQFGNPTNIILLIVAAGSLLLAGYAAVAKHRAARQFASANMSDKLFLAPRFQKHWISSILVVSSLCLLAVALCDIRWGKTEREVPQKGIEVMFLLDVSRSMLAEDVSPSRLDRAKQQIKDMVDEMSGDRVGLVVFAGETRQSVPLTSHYEDFKQTLDTVGPHSVRRGGSLLGDAIRAATAGFINKTNDHKAIVVFTDGEDQESKPVEAAKEAFTKDGIRFFTVGLGDMDQGARIPDIDQGGQEFVEYQGQAVWSKMNGTILSQIATDTNGAYIPAGTKQVDMADVYHNYVANIEQTEFETATISAYTPRFQWFALPACLLLLLEVLYSTARRKKKSLTPMANQVAKNNSTTEKSSVPKSAVAALLVLVTLSMSTGRLNAAETDVPSNIISAKQINTANQFVREGKFAEALEEYQQIEPTPHHQAELNYNEAVTMYRQGNMEQAAHMFTAVAGDSETNIAARARYNLGNCHYTNGMQLAEQDKPAAIEQFKTAIEHYRGALRGNPNNADARANIELAAQFIKDLQEQQKEEQQQQQDKEQQKDQQQQSQDQQKPNENQEQKSDEQQKQDQQSEQNQKQSEEQKSESESEQQQQSSKGEPQEKSQEPQPGEEQNPSEKSGSENKQMQPQSQQSKDAEQSPQPPEQNKPEDKEDPGENPVPTGELTSDQAQPTEENPKSGYGIADPNEKPGLMNKEEALKLLQSVRDRNMLRRLRQQQLEKSRQVHVDRNW, encoded by the coding sequence ATGGACATTCAATTCGGTAATCCCACTAATATCATTCTGCTGATTGTTGCCGCAGGCAGCCTGTTACTCGCTGGTTATGCAGCTGTGGCAAAACACCGCGCTGCGAGACAATTTGCCTCAGCGAACATGTCTGACAAATTGTTCTTAGCGCCTCGTTTTCAAAAACACTGGATTTCTTCGATTCTGGTTGTCAGTAGCTTGTGTTTGCTGGCAGTTGCGTTGTGTGACATTCGTTGGGGAAAGACCGAACGCGAAGTTCCTCAAAAAGGAATTGAAGTGATGTTTCTACTCGATGTGTCACGCAGCATGCTCGCGGAAGATGTTTCGCCCAGTCGACTTGATCGAGCGAAACAACAGATCAAAGACATGGTCGATGAAATGTCCGGAGACCGTGTCGGGCTGGTTGTTTTCGCGGGTGAGACACGGCAATCGGTGCCGCTGACGAGTCACTATGAAGATTTTAAACAGACACTGGATACTGTCGGCCCTCACAGTGTCCGACGCGGTGGCTCATTACTCGGCGATGCGATCCGTGCGGCTACCGCAGGGTTCATTAACAAAACGAACGACCATAAAGCCATTGTCGTCTTTACCGATGGTGAAGACCAGGAGAGCAAACCGGTGGAAGCTGCGAAAGAGGCATTCACAAAGGATGGCATCCGCTTCTTCACCGTGGGTCTGGGAGACATGGATCAGGGAGCACGTATCCCGGATATCGATCAAGGTGGTCAAGAATTCGTTGAGTATCAAGGTCAAGCGGTCTGGTCAAAAATGAACGGAACCATTCTCAGTCAGATAGCCACTGATACAAACGGTGCTTACATCCCAGCCGGCACCAAACAAGTCGACATGGCAGATGTCTATCACAACTACGTGGCGAACATCGAACAAACCGAGTTTGAGACAGCAACAATCAGTGCCTACACACCACGGTTCCAGTGGTTTGCACTGCCAGCCTGCTTGCTTTTATTGTTGGAAGTACTCTATTCGACAGCCCGGCGAAAAAAGAAATCATTAACTCCAATGGCAAATCAAGTGGCAAAGAATAATTCGACAACTGAAAAGTCTTCCGTTCCCAAGAGCGCAGTAGCTGCCCTCCTGGTATTGGTCACTTTGTCGATGTCAACAGGTAGACTCAACGCTGCTGAAACCGACGTCCCTTCTAATATAATCAGTGCTAAACAGATTAATACTGCGAATCAGTTCGTGAGAGAGGGAAAGTTTGCTGAAGCATTAGAGGAGTATCAACAGATTGAACCAACTCCCCACCATCAGGCAGAGTTGAACTACAACGAAGCTGTCACCATGTACCGTCAAGGGAATATGGAACAGGCAGCCCACATGTTTACCGCCGTCGCGGGTGACAGCGAAACCAACATCGCGGCCCGCGCTCGGTATAACCTCGGGAATTGTCATTACACAAATGGTATGCAGCTTGCAGAACAGGACAAGCCTGCTGCCATTGAACAATTCAAAACCGCGATCGAGCACTACCGCGGTGCATTGCGAGGCAACCCGAACAACGCCGATGCTCGCGCCAACATTGAGCTTGCCGCTCAGTTCATCAAAGACCTTCAAGAACAGCAAAAAGAAGAACAGCAGCAACAACAAGATAAAGAACAACAGAAAGATCAGCAGCAGCAGTCGCAAGACCAACAGAAGCCGAACGAAAACCAGGAACAAAAGTCAGATGAGCAACAGAAACAGGATCAGCAATCAGAGCAGAACCAGAAACAATCCGAAGAACAGAAATCTGAATCTGAATCGGAACAACAACAACAAAGCTCAAAGGGAGAGCCTCAAGAGAAGTCTCAAGAGCCACAACCTGGCGAAGAACAAAACCCGTCTGAGAAATCCGGTTCTGAGAACAAACAAATGCAACCTCAATCACAACAATCAAAAGATGCAGAACAGTCACCGCAGCCACCCGAGCAAAATAAGCCCGAAGACAAAGAAGATCCAGGGGAGAATCCGGTTCCCACTGGAGAACTCACTTCTGATCAAGCTCAGCCAACAGAAGAGAATCCCAAAAGTGGATACGGGATCGCTGACCCCAATGAAAAACCGGGTTTAATGAATAAAGAAGAAGCCCTGAAGTTGCTGCAATCAGTGCGTGATCGCAACATGCTGCGTCGCTTACGACAACAACAACTCGAAAAATCACGACAAGTCCACGTTGACCGTAACTGGTAA